In one Ictalurus furcatus strain D&B chromosome 28, Billie_1.0, whole genome shotgun sequence genomic region, the following are encoded:
- the zgc:194948 gene encoding uroplakin-2 yields the protein MLVVLLIMGGLLPLIHADDFPLSMLSFEDRVITGRFINSLLLSLPPCTYAGQSVDLEYLNCYTNKSYTLYNIFTVRNCNSSGDLTGPTAFSRNIGYQLMNLTNGTQYRISYKIGMYRSTPLMATTRTVSSYTEIEVGFPGRSAAMVVITVILSVAAFILLIGISISTLVSPSDE from the exons ATGCTGGTTGTACTCCTCATCATGGGGGGATTACTTCCCCTAATCCACGCTGATG ATTTTCCACTCAGCATGTTATCATTCGAAGACAGAGTAATCACGGGCCGATTCATCAACTCCCTCCTGCTGAGTTTGCCTCCCTGTACCTACGCTGGCCAGAGTGTGGACCTGGAGTACCTGAATTGCTACACCAATAAAAGCT ACACCCTGTACAACATTTTCACGGTTCGAAACTGTAACAGCAGCGGCGACCTGACAGGACCAACCGCATTCAGCAGAAACATCGGATACCAGCTGATGAACCTCACCAATGGCACACAGTACAG GATTAGCTATAAAATTGGAATGTACAGAAGCACCCCTCTGATGGCAACTACAAGAACAG TATCTAGCTACACAGAAATCGAAGTTGGCTTTCCAGGACGCAGCGCAGCAATGGTGGTGATCACAGTCATCCTGTCTGTGGCTGCGTTTATCCTGCTAATTGGGATCAGCATCAGTACGTTGGTGTCCCCTAGTGATGAGTAA
- the pou2f3 gene encoding POU domain, class 2, transcription factor 3, whose product MSTEAVEQRNPQHDHTEIEQNGIDFTRQIKTEDLNDSPHSASSHKTCHLTQGSPAPTGQLPGELPSLHPLPQLVLMSGSHLSSSSPFLLSQAQTGHQALLQPNLLSLPSQTQPSLLQHQPGLALTPQAMGRTGLAGSSMDAHLDMPHLQVPKHVGASQQDEPSDLEELEQFAKSFKQRRIKLGFTQGDVGLAMGKLYGNDFSQTTISRFEALNLSFKNMCKLKPLLEKWLSDAENSPSDSMANPATLPPLMEGYGRKRKKRTSIETNIKLTLEKRFIDNPKPNSEEITMISEQLSMEKEVVRVWFCNRRQKEKRIYCPVATSPIKSHNYNPRLPASGRPFSPLASGGVSSSSSPNSPTRGSSPNTLSSSSSPLTSQGVNQSFNPTGSWYRWNSTAYHH is encoded by the exons AAATCGAACAAAATGGCATTGATTTCACAAGACAG ATAAAGACAGAGGACCTGAACGATTCCCCTCACTCGGCCTCGTCGCATAAGACATGTCACCTCACGCAGGGTTCGCCAGCTCCAACAGGGCAGCTGCCTGGG GAGTTGCCATCGCTGCACCCACTTCCCCAGCTGGTCCTCATGTCTGGCTCACACCTTTCCTCATCTTCGCCTTTCCTCCTCTCCCAGGCTCAGACTGGACACCAAG CACTACTGCAGCCAAATCTCCTGTCCTTGCCCTCTCAGACCCAGCCTAGTCTCCTGCAGCACCAGCCTGGACTGGCCCTCACGCCTCAG GCAATGGGACGAACAGGCTTGGCTGGGTCCTCCATGGATGCACACTTGGACATGCCTCACTTACAAGTGCCTAAGCACGTGGGTGCTTCGCAGCAAGACGAGCCAAGTGACCTGGAGGAACTGGAGCAGTTTGCCAAGTCTTTCAAACAACGGCGCATCAAGCTGGGCTTCACACAG GGAGATGTGGGTTTGGCTATGGGGAAGCTCTATGGAAATGATTTCAGTCAAACCACAATTTCCCGCTTTGAGGCTCTCAATCTCAGTTTCAAGAACATGTGCAAGCTCAAACCATTGCTGGAGAAGTGGCTCAGTGATGCag AAAACTCACCCTCTGACTCGATGGCTAATCCTGCAACTTTACCACCTCTTATGGAAGGATAtgggaggaagaggaaaaagaggacgaGTATTGAGACCAACATCAAGCTCACATTGGAGAAACGCTTCATAGAT AATCCCAAACCGAACTCTGAGGAGATCACTATGATCTCGGAGCAGCTGTCGATGGAAAAGGAAGTGGTGCGGGTGTGGTTTTGCAACCGACGACAGAAGGAGAAGAGGATCTATTGTCCAGTCGCCACCTCGCCTATAAAATCGCACAACTACAATCCCAGACTG CCTGCATCTGGCAGACCATTCAGTCCTCTTGCTTCAGGAGGCG TGTCGAGCAGCTCGTCTCCTAACAGCCCGACTCGCGGCTCTTCTCCCAACACTCTGTCTTCGTCCTCCAGTCCTCTGACATCACAAGGGGTCAATCAATCCTTCAATCCCACAGG ATCCTGGTATCGTTGGAACAGTACTGCGTATCACCACTGA